CTGCCCGCGCCGGGTCTGCCATGACAGCCGAAATCGGTATACAGCGCATCTCCGAGCAGATTGATGCACTTGCTACCATGCGCATCGATCCTATCAGGTTTCTCATCAGTCCGAGGGTGGCGGCCGCCATAATCAGCTTCCCCTTGTTGACTGCACTCTTTGATCTCATTGGCATTATCGGCGGCTACCTCTCCGGTGTTGTCCTGCTCGGGGTGAATGCCGGCACTTACTTCTATCGAGTTCAGAGCAGCCTGGACATTCGTGACATCAGGGATGGATTCGTCAAAGCGCTGGTCTTTGCTGTAATAGTTACTATGGTCTGCTGTTTTCAGGGTTTTTTCTGCCACACGCGCACTGACAGTTACGGCGCCAAAGCAGTAAGCCTGGCCACCACTTCTGCCGTAGTGCTTTCTTGCGTGCTCATACTGGTTTCAGATTATGTAGTAACCACTTTTCTTATCTAGAGAAAAATAATGGACAACACTCCATTGATAGAATTCAAGGGCGTGACCAAGAGTTTCGGCTCGAGAACCATTCTGCACAAGGTCGACTTGAAACTGTACGAGGGTGAAGTCACCACCATAATCGGCCTTAGCGGTACGGGAAAATCTGTCCTCCTGAAGCACATTATCGGCCTGCTCACGCCGGATGAGGGGGAGATTCTTTTTCGCGGCAAGCCGATCCACAGCATGAGCAAGTCTGAGCGCGACAAATATCTCAGCCAGATCAGCTACATGTTTCAGAATAATGCTCTGTTCGACTCTATGACCGTGTTCGAAAACGTTGCCCTACCCCTGAGTCAGACCACCAGCTTGAAGAAGAAGGAAATTGAACGAAGGGTAATGGCTCGCATCGAACAAACAGAGCTTACCGAGGTCGCCCACAAGTACCCCTCCGAGATTTCAGGTGGCATGCAAAAACGAGCTGCCCTGGCACGCGCCCTGGTAACCGATCCACAAATTGTCCTTTTTGATGAACCGACCACCGGGCAGGACCCGATCAGAAAGAATGCCATCCTGACCATGGTGGCTGAATATCAAAAACAATTCGGCTTCACTGCTGTATTGATCAGTCACGAGATCCCGGATGTCTTTTTCATCTCAAACCGCATCCTGGCCCTCTATGATAAGAAGATAATATTTCAAGGAACACCTGAAGAACTGGAAAATTTTGACCATCCGTTCAGGGACGAGGTCCTAAGGAGTCTCGAGGTCCTGGAAGAGGGGCTGACGGGATTATACTCGAGAAGGCAATTCAAAGTTCGCTACCA
The Deltaproteobacteria bacterium DNA segment above includes these coding regions:
- a CDS encoding ATP-binding cassette domain-containing protein, with product MDNTPLIEFKGVTKSFGSRTILHKVDLKLYEGEVTTIIGLSGTGKSVLLKHIIGLLTPDEGEILFRGKPIHSMSKSERDKYLSQISYMFQNNALFDSMTVFENVALPLSQTTSLKKKEIERRVMARIEQTELTEVAHKYPSEISGGMQKRAALARALVTDPQIVLFDEPTTGQDPIRKNAILTMVAEYQKQFGFTAVLISHEIPDVFFISNRILALYDKKIIFQGTPEELENFDHPFRDEVLRSLEVLEEGLTGLYSRRQFKVRYQTDLYRQKPDQTYAVVLFRIDDLEEIIEKLGHTAAQALIRSLGSYINKHFGTVGGFSTRYSINEYTTILPYSDVDEAEKILQDFASDFQARGLAAVESVIKEEKRPAERVDFTVYAGIGQGKAQVELESVIEFAKFQEKEIARFSCAVGGSE
- a CDS encoding ABC transporter permease, whose product is SKTLGWIRSLGASTIFLSKSLLLIFHPKQLPSIVQQIYFIGARSTTIILLVGLFTGMVLGLQSYHALVKFGAQGALGTLVALSLVRELGPVLCAIMITARAGSAMTAEIGIQRISEQIDALATMRIDPIRFLISPRVAAAIISFPLLTALFDLIGIIGGYLSGVVLLGVNAGTYFYRVQSSLDIRDIRDGFVKALVFAVIVTMVCCFQGFFCHTRTDSYGAKAVSLATTSAVVLSCVLILVSDYVVTTFLI